The sequence ATGCCTGGCCATGTGGCCCGGGGTAAGCCGCAGTCTCATCACCATCGTCGGCGGCGTTCTTGTCGGACTTTCCCTGCCGGCCGCGGTGGAACTCAGCTTCCTTCTCGGCGTGGTCACGCTCACCGCCGCCACCGCCAAGGATGCGCTGTCCCACGGGCAGGAGATGCTTGCCGCCTACGGCGCCGGACCGCTCATCGCCGGTTTTGCGGCCGCTTGGCTCTCCGCCGTTCTGGCGGTCAAATGGATGGTCGGCTACCTGAAAAGCCACGGTATGGAAATCTTCGGCTGGTATCGCGTGGCACTCGCCATCGCCGTCGCCGCCTGGTTGATGCTCTCCGCATAACGCACAACGATGGACCCGATCGCTCCCGACCTGCAGTCCGTCATCCTGTGCGAGGACGTGCGCACCGAAGTCAGCGGATCGCAAAGCCTGGTCGGGGTGATCGGCGCCATCCCGGCACCCCAGTTGCCCATCGGTTTTTTCAAGCTCTGCCTTTGGACACGGTGGTGCGGCGGCATCGGAAAATTCCACCAAGACTCGCGCTTCCTCGATCCCGAGGACGAAGTCGTCGCCGAAGCAGGCATCGATTTCGAGCTTCGGGAAATCGAGGGCAGCGCGACCAACGTCCATTTTTTCGGCGGCGTCCAAGTAAAATCCTTTGGCGTCCACCACGTCGAAATACGCCTCGATGGCGACCTCCGGATGCGCTTCCCCGTGCCCGTGGTGCGTGTGACTCACAACCCGGCCGGTCCGCCCCCTTTCCAGACGCCGGCCGAATAACGACGAAACTTCCGCGAGCGGCACATCTGCGGAAGTTTTTTTGAACGCGAATCCGCTCCGGCGGTCAAAATACTCACAAGTTTTCATGAGGGGGAGTAAAGGCGTCCGGCCCGGATGGGTCGCGGCGCCTTTCTCCTTTTGTTTTTCGCGAGGCGCATTGGCAGAGCAGCCGAAAATCTTGCACCAAGCCACCTTCCGGCTATGCTGCCGCTATAAGCTCGGGTGGTGAAATGGCAGACACGTGCGTTTGAGGGGCGCATGCCGCAAGGCATGGGGGTTCAAGTCCCCCCCCGAGCACCACTTTTGATGCCGCAATCTGCGGCCCAGATATCCCTATGAAGACACGCCGTGAAACCGACACCATGGGGGCTATTGAGGTTCCCGCCGACCGCTACTACGGGGCGCAAACAGCCCGCTCCCTCGTTCATTTTGACATAGGGGACGACACCAAGCCGCGGGAGCTTGTCCGCGCCTTGGGAATACTCAAAAAGGCCTGCGCGCTGGTGAATCAGGACCTCGGCAAGCTTCCGGCGGACAAAGCGAAACTCATCGCGCAGGCCGCCGACGAGGTGATCGCGGGCGAACTCGACGAGCACTTCCCTCTCCGCATCTGGCAGACCGGTTCCGGCACCCAGAGCAACATGAACGCCAACGAGGTCATCTCCAACCGCGCCATCGAAATTGCCGGCGGGGAGATGGGATCGAAAACGCCGATCCACCCGAACGACCACGTGAACATGTCCCAGTCGTCGAACGACACATTTCCCACGGCCATGTCCATCGCCGCCGCGGAAGTCGTCGTCCATAAGCTCCTGCCGGCGGTGCGCGAGCTGCGCGACACGCTGGACAAGAAAGCCAAAGACTTCGCCAAGATCGTCAAAATCGGCCGCACGCATTTGCAGGATGCCACTCCCATCACGCTCGGACAGGAATTCTCCGGCTACGTGGCCCTGCTCGACGCCGACCTCGCGCGGATCGACGCCTCCCTGCCGGGCATCATGTCATTGGGCATCGGAGGCACCGCCGTGGGCACCGGTCTCAACTCGCACCCGGAATTCGGCGAGCGCGCCTCAAAAAAAATCGCCGAACTAACCGGCCTGCCCTTCACATCGAATCCCAACAAGTTTGCTTCG comes from Chthoniobacterales bacterium and encodes:
- the fumC gene encoding class II fumarate hydratase encodes the protein MKTRRETDTMGAIEVPADRYYGAQTARSLVHFDIGDDTKPRELVRALGILKKACALVNQDLGKLPADKAKLIAQAADEVIAGELDEHFPLRIWQTGSGTQSNMNANEVISNRAIEIAGGEMGSKTPIHPNDHVNMSQSSNDTFPTAMSIAAAEVVVHKLLPAVRELRDTLDKKAKDFAKIVKIGRTHLQDATPITLGQEFSGYVALLDADLARIDASLPGIMSLGIGGTAVGTGLNSHPEFGERASKKIAELTGLPFTSNPNKFASLSAHDEFVFASGALKTLACSLMKIANDIRWLASGPRCGLGELTIPENEPGSSIMPGKVNPTQSEAMTMVCCQVMGNDAAIGFAGSQGNFELNVFKPVIIHNFLHSVRLLSDACHSFNHHCAVGIEPNMDRINHYVQDSLMLVTALNPHIGYDKAAQIAKKAHKEKTSLREAAIASGHLSGEQFDQWVNPEAMTRP